From a region of the Drosophila virilis strain 15010-1051.87 chromosome 3, Dvir_AGI_RSII-ME, whole genome shotgun sequence genome:
- the LOC6623450 gene encoding uncharacterized protein, giving the protein MRYMIVVLIICEALPEIVRGAHFKLNNVACRCYDLTYCEFRQCELTIKRRGVAAFSMHSVLHQTPVNNIFINLELFKKSNGYRSFLLNQSLDFCYYMRNPKAYLFFHSFHRTFVAVSNFNHTCPYNHDIIINRFSYEKGALMDLPMPNGDYMLYLKLSVSKVWRAELKIYVTRSD; this is encoded by the exons ATGCGCTATATGATTGTTGTATTAATTATTTGCGAAGCCCTGCCAGAGATCGTGCGTGGCGCCCACTTCAAGCTGAACAATGTGGCCTGCCGCTGCTATGACTTGACGTACTGTGAGTTCAGGCAATGCGAGCTGACCATTAAGCGGCGGGGCGTGGCCGCCTTTAGTATGCACAGCGTGCTGCATCAGACGCCGGTGAACAATATATTCATTAATCTGGAGCTGTTCAAGAAATCGAATGGCTATCGCTCATTCCTGCTCAATCAGAGTCTCGACTTCTGCTATTATATGCGCAATCCGAAGGCCTATCTGTTCTTCCACTCCTTCCACAGGACTTTCGTGGCCGTCTCAAACTTCAATCACACGTGTCCCTACAAT CACGATATCATCATTAATCGATTCTCATACGAGAAGGGTGCATTGATGGATCTGCCCATGCCGAATGGTGACTATATGTTGTATCTGAAGCTTTCGGTATCTAAGGTCTGGCGTGCGGAACTTAAGATATATGTAACGCGATCTGATTGA
- the RpS9 gene encoding small ribosomal subunit protein uS4, which yields MVNGRIPSVFSKTYVTPRRPYEKARLDQELKIIGEYGLRNKREVWRVKYALAKIRKAARELLTLDEKDEKRLFQGNALLRRLVRIGVLDESRMKLDYVLGLKIEDFLERRLQTQVFKLGLAKSIHHARVLIRQRHIRVRKQVVNIPSFVVRLDSQKHIDFSLKSPFGGGRPGRVKRKNLKKNQGGGGAAAEEEED from the exons ATGGTTAACGGCCGCATACCCTCGGTCTTCTCGAAGACCTATGTGACTCCACGTCGTCCTTATGAGAAGGCTCGTCTGGACCAGGAGTTGAAGATCATCGGAGAATATGGTCTGCGTAACAAGCGTGAAGTGTGGCGCGTCAAGTACGCCCTGGCCAAGATCCGTAAGGCTGCCCGTGAGCTGCTGACTTTGGATGAGAAGGACGAGAAACGTCTATTCCAGG GTAATGCTCTGCTGCGTCGTTTGGTGCGCATTGGTGTATTGGACGAGTCGCGCATGAAGCTCGATTACGTGCTTGGCCTGAAGATTGAGGACTTCTTGGAGCGTCGTCTGCAAACCCAAGTATTCAAGCTTGGATTGGCCAAGTCCATCCATCATGCACGTGTGTTGATCCGTCAGCGTCACATTCG TGTGCGCAAGCAGGTGGTCAACATCCCATCGTTCGTGGTGCGCCTGGATTCGCAGAAGCACATTGACTTCTCTCTGAAGTCGCCCTTCGGTGGTGGCCGTCCCGGTCGCGTTAAGAGGAAGAACCTGAAGAAGAACCAGGGTGGTGGCGGTGCTGCTGCCGAGGAAGAGGAGGACTAA
- the LOC6623327 gene encoding leucine-rich repeat-containing protein 59: MPKGVDKVKVNVKERIEDESCDLSLSELTEIPVREIASFKRVIFLDLSSNRLVTLGRNFTTLTRLIQLDLSKNQIRVLPDDFGQLEQLRHLDLYDNCLEHLPLSFGRLRRLRYLDLKGNPLTPAWEKIVGRCSTLKDCQQAAKNTVNVCANYKSEFIERERIAAQERQLSSAQMAGAGDGDGSSSSNHSTKTNGGEASKKSNKANKKSKSKKSGAAAENELSIKPVHSGPIKSTNQKNNQKKKSTNGSCWLTAISGVAFSSLMTFLLLFIINVLIIYLIMFKNPDIADKLVEYIPHQYRDWILTKTEIFRLRVTDWISEFRTPPEEH; encoded by the exons atgCCAAAAGGTGTGGATAAAGTGAAAGTGAACGTAAAGGAGCGGATCGAGGATGAAAGCTGTGATCTCAGCCTCTCCGAGCTGACCGAAATACCAGTGCGTGAAATT GCTTCGTTCAAGCGCGTTATCTTTCTGGACCTCTCCAGCAATCGACTGGTCACACTCGGC CGCAACTTCACCACGCTCACAAGGCTAATTCAGCTCGATTTAAGCAAGAATCAAATCCGAGTTCTGCCCGATGACTTTGGCCAACTGGAGCAACTGCGTCATTTGGACTTGTACGACAACTGCTTGGAGCACTTACCCTTGAGCTTTGGACGTTTGCGTCGCTTGCGCTATTTAGACTTAAAGGGCAATCCCTTGACGCCCGCTTGGGAGAAAATTGTGGGCCGCTGTTCAACGCTGAAGGACTGCCAACAGGCGGCCAAGAATACT GTCAACGTTTGTGCAAACTACAAGTCGGAATTCATTGAACGTGAACGTATAGCGGCCCAGGAGCGCCAGTTGAGCTCTGCACAAATGGCAGGCgctggcgatggcgatggcagCTCCAGCTCGAATCATAGCACAAAGACCAATGGCGGCGAGGCCTCTAAGAAGTCCAACAAGGCAAACAAGAAATCAAAATCGAAGAAATCGGGAGCAGCTGCCGAGAACGAGCTCTCAATCAAACCTGTGCATTCAGGCCCCATCAAATCCACCAATCAAAAGAACAATCAAAAAAAGAAGTCAACAAATGGCAGCTGCTGGCTTACGGCCATATCGGGCGTTGCTTTTTCATCGCTGATGACCTTTTTGCTGCTCTTCATAATCAATGtgctaattatttatttgataatgTTCAAGAACCCGGACATCGCCGATAAGCTAGTCGAGTATATACCTCATCAATATCGCGATTGGATACTGACCAAGACGGAAATCTTTCGGCTGCGCGTCACCGATTGGATCTCGGAGTTTCGCACACCGCCGGAGGAGCACTGA